One Streptomyces hundungensis DNA segment encodes these proteins:
- a CDS encoding APC family permease produces the protein MRPTQPGETPEILTVLGEERRLRKELGFWSLTAIGFSNILGSGWLFAAMFAAQTAGPAALLSWVGAGVLCALVALVMVELGATRPEGGGTVRWPLYASGRLVGTVVGWSVLLSVGGTAAEISAIMQYAAHYLPGLYDNGRLTGSGLAVASGLSVLLTALNWFAVRAFARLNNLVSLFKVLIPVLTVVALFLSGTHSGRLTDHGGFAPYGYAACLTALAGGGIVYSVNGFQAPLDFSGEARNPRRTVPLAVLTGIGLAVLVYLGLQLAFLFTVPDSLLGHGWQGVNFDSPFGQLALVLNLHWLATLLYADAVVSPGGSAYVGVAIDARHTYALAKNGLLPRFFMRIDPRSGTARRALVLNLLVIIVFMLPFGGWQDIVSVMGDMYLIVYAASAVAAAAFRAHDRDRGLPPSDGQVAGVHWIAPISFVVASEFVFWSGWHHLRLALPLVLVGVPLFLMLRPDTDGRSSRDELRHGAWLVFHLAALTLLSWLGTFGGSGHLSAPYDSVVVGALAFGVFFWAVRSGTAHLRTAPVTALPAD, from the coding sequence GTGCGGCCGACCCAGCCGGGGGAGACCCCCGAGATCCTGACGGTGCTCGGCGAGGAGCGGCGGCTCCGCAAGGAACTCGGCTTCTGGAGCCTGACCGCGATCGGCTTCTCCAACATCCTCGGCTCCGGCTGGCTGTTCGCCGCCATGTTCGCGGCCCAGACCGCGGGACCCGCCGCCCTGCTGTCCTGGGTCGGCGCGGGAGTGCTGTGCGCGCTGGTGGCCCTGGTGATGGTCGAACTCGGGGCGACCCGCCCGGAAGGCGGCGGCACCGTGCGGTGGCCGCTGTACGCCAGCGGACGCCTGGTCGGAACCGTCGTCGGCTGGTCGGTGCTCCTGTCGGTCGGCGGCACCGCGGCTGAGATCAGCGCGATCATGCAGTACGCCGCGCACTATCTGCCCGGCCTCTATGACAACGGCCGCCTCACCGGCTCCGGCCTCGCCGTGGCGAGCGGACTGAGCGTGCTCCTGACGGCCCTGAACTGGTTCGCGGTGCGCGCCTTCGCCCGGCTCAACAACCTGGTGTCCCTGTTCAAGGTCCTCATCCCGGTCCTCACCGTGGTCGCCCTGTTCCTCTCCGGCACCCACTCCGGCCGCCTCACCGACCACGGCGGCTTCGCGCCCTACGGATACGCGGCCTGTCTCACCGCGCTCGCCGGCGGCGGAATCGTGTACTCCGTCAACGGCTTCCAGGCCCCCCTCGACTTCTCCGGCGAGGCACGCAACCCGCGCCGCACCGTGCCGCTCGCCGTGCTCACCGGGATCGGGCTCGCGGTGCTCGTCTACCTCGGCCTGCAACTGGCCTTCCTGTTCACCGTGCCCGACTCCCTCCTCGGCCACGGCTGGCAGGGCGTGAACTTCGACTCGCCCTTCGGCCAGCTCGCCCTCGTACTCAATCTGCACTGGCTCGCCACACTGCTCTACGCCGACGCGGTGGTCTCGCCGGGCGGCTCGGCCTACGTCGGCGTCGCCATCGACGCCCGGCACACCTACGCCCTCGCCAAGAACGGACTGCTGCCCCGCTTCTTCATGCGGATCGACCCGCGCTCCGGTACCGCCCGCCGCGCCCTGGTGCTGAACCTTCTGGTCATCATCGTCTTCATGCTGCCGTTCGGCGGCTGGCAGGACATCGTGAGCGTGATGGGCGACATGTATCTGATCGTGTACGCGGCCTCGGCGGTCGCCGCCGCCGCGTTCCGTGCCCACGACAGGGACCGGGGACTGCCACCCTCCGACGGGCAGGTCGCCGGGGTGCACTGGATCGCACCCATCAGCTTCGTCGTGGCCAGCGAGTTCGTCTTCTGGTCGGGCTGGCACCATCTGCGGCTCGCCCTGCCCCTGGTGCTGGTGGGCGTCCCGCTGTTCCTGATGCTGCGCCCCGACACCGACGGCCGCTCCTCACGCGACGAACTGCGCCACGGAGCCTGGCTGGTGTTCCACCTCGCGGCGCTCACGCTCCTTTCGTGGCTCGGCACCTTCGGAGGCTCGGGCCACCTGTCCGCACCGTACGACTCCGTCGTAGTGGGAGCCCTGGCGTTCGGGGTGTTCTTCTGGGCGGTCCGCTCGGGCACGGCACACCTGCGCACGGCCCCGGTCACCGCGCTCCCCGCCGACTGA
- a CDS encoding ATP-binding protein: MSVPGAGVAVGDLDAAEGADAFLRHMLWRYPGQRQPIVALLGPRRSGKTDVLRAVSRACGGTVIHAALDFEENPVDPVSAAALAAFQMMRGWDNLRHGPVFHRFGLGLLALNENLDADRGRAAEQIRELIKQYVRSTPPGRIADRLGNAAAGTMDIVAQGVLSPLVSGPAREVVTAVREQAKPVIGSLFQSAARWGVRDALRWHISVPEAESARSIDALIRLSSTSRSAAVGPLMAAFLADVKAQAERHPPLRSACSCVLPTRGGRRDRHDHAWVLLADGAQTPSGRRFLAELAAARARNQLADLDGTGAADPLLVLSACEQWQSEWTSWWCEPWRSTPLPGTPQRRVPLLSRATRTLWAAENDAAVGAERGPAAAWWYPVWLDPMTEEQVGSTMDRSDPSPARPLPASVVHGLTGGHRGAVSAVLDGPFTAHPGPRGPAVSMVAPADEDGTPLWSYALEAGLPDGLPVPGAHWSTTPAVVLAAAYLADVRTAHDPRLPALSPELPRSLELLRRHLWVSTFTHRPSRIRQIGWGEADVPATLHPWLARSALTALNTAPPARPTEPAPWHEVFAAQSRALTESVTPGGDGAAVERALFHDLALGRFAPVAAALADRFDEDHRAWIRLLDYLASAPCRLLYDHAPQDAYATLLDGVEDGGQTVFAVATAKLLALLWLYNDPLTEHTRRWDGEIQECFTRLAHNSRLLDVSPLQQAAAAFA, from the coding sequence GTGTCGGTTCCGGGGGCGGGGGTCGCGGTGGGGGATCTTGACGCGGCAGAGGGCGCGGACGCGTTCCTGCGGCACATGTTGTGGCGGTATCCAGGACAACGGCAGCCGATCGTGGCCCTGTTGGGGCCCCGGCGGTCGGGCAAGACCGATGTGTTGCGCGCGGTGTCGCGAGCCTGTGGCGGCACCGTGATCCATGCGGCGCTCGACTTCGAGGAGAATCCGGTGGACCCGGTCTCCGCCGCCGCGCTGGCCGCGTTCCAGATGATGCGCGGCTGGGACAACCTGCGCCACGGACCGGTGTTCCACCGTTTCGGGCTCGGACTGCTCGCCCTCAACGAGAACCTGGACGCGGACCGCGGCCGGGCCGCCGAGCAGATACGCGAGCTCATCAAGCAGTACGTGCGCAGCACCCCGCCCGGCAGGATCGCCGACCGTCTCGGCAACGCCGCGGCCGGCACGATGGACATCGTCGCGCAGGGCGTGCTGAGCCCGCTGGTGTCGGGGCCGGCGCGCGAGGTGGTCACCGCCGTCCGCGAGCAGGCGAAGCCCGTCATCGGCTCGCTGTTCCAGAGCGCCGCCCGCTGGGGCGTCCGGGACGCGCTGCGCTGGCACATCAGCGTTCCCGAGGCCGAGTCCGCCCGCTCCATCGACGCCCTCATCCGGCTCAGCTCCACCTCCCGGTCCGCGGCCGTCGGCCCCCTGATGGCGGCCTTCCTCGCCGACGTCAAGGCCCAGGCCGAACGGCACCCCCCGCTGCGCTCCGCCTGCTCCTGCGTGCTGCCCACCCGTGGCGGCCGCCGCGACCGGCACGACCATGCCTGGGTGCTGCTGGCCGACGGCGCACAGACCCCGTCCGGACGCCGCTTCCTCGCCGAACTCGCCGCGGCCCGCGCCCGCAACCAACTGGCCGACCTGGACGGTACGGGCGCGGCCGACCCCCTCCTGGTCCTGTCCGCCTGTGAGCAGTGGCAGTCCGAGTGGACGTCCTGGTGGTGCGAGCCCTGGCGCTCGACCCCGCTGCCCGGCACGCCCCAGCGCCGTGTCCCGCTGCTCTCCCGTGCCACCAGGACGCTGTGGGCCGCCGAGAACGACGCCGCCGTCGGCGCCGAACGCGGCCCGGCGGCCGCCTGGTGGTATCCGGTGTGGCTCGACCCGATGACCGAGGAACAGGTCGGCTCCACGATGGACCGCTCCGATCCGTCGCCCGCCCGCCCCCTGCCCGCCTCCGTCGTCCACGGCCTCACCGGTGGCCACCGGGGCGCCGTCTCCGCGGTCCTGGACGGGCCCTTCACCGCCCACCCCGGCCCGCGCGGCCCCGCCGTATCGATGGTCGCCCCCGCCGACGAGGACGGCACGCCCCTGTGGTCGTACGCCCTGGAGGCCGGCCTGCCCGACGGGCTGCCCGTGCCCGGCGCCCACTGGAGCACCACTCCGGCGGTCGTGCTCGCCGCCGCCTATCTGGCCGACGTCCGCACCGCCCATGACCCACGGCTGCCCGCGCTCTCCCCCGAACTGCCGCGCAGCCTGGAACTCCTGCGCCGTCACCTGTGGGTGAGCACCTTCACCCACCGTCCCTCCCGGATCCGCCAGATCGGCTGGGGCGAAGCCGACGTTCCCGCGACCCTGCACCCCTGGCTGGCCCGCTCTGCGCTCACCGCCCTGAACACCGCCCCGCCCGCACGACCCACCGAACCGGCGCCCTGGCACGAGGTGTTCGCGGCCCAGTCCCGCGCGCTCACCGAGTCGGTGACGCCGGGCGGCGACGGCGCGGCCGTGGAGCGGGCGCTCTTCCACGACCTGGCCCTCGGACGCTTCGCGCCGGTCGCCGCCGCCCTCGCCGACCGGTTCGACGAGGACCACCGGGCATGGATCCGCCTGCTCGACTACCTCGCCTCCGCGCCCTGCCGACTGCTGTACGACCATGCGCCGCAGGACGCATACGCCACGCTGCTCGACGGGGTGGAGGACGGCGGGCAGACGGTCTTCGCGGTGGCCACCGCGAAACTGCTCGCGCTGCTGTGGCTGTACAACGACCCGCTGACCGAGCACACCCGGCGCTGGGACGGCGAGATACAGGAATGCTTCACCCGCCTCGCGCACAACTCCCGTCTGCTGGACGTCAGTCCGCTCCAGCAGGCGGCGGCCGCCTTCGCCTAG